From one Trifolium pratense cultivar HEN17-A07 linkage group LG1, ARS_RC_1.1, whole genome shotgun sequence genomic stretch:
- the LOC123916056 gene encoding ER membrane protein complex subunit 4: MEKGKGAIGSTGRRWAVDFSDNSTSRDILDPPGFSRASLDQDDSTLSRQKKDAESNWKSQKAWEVAQAPFKNLLMMGFMMWMAGNTVHLFSIGITFSALWQPISALQSVGKMFEPYKDAKVELLGPKLLFIALNLGGMALGVWKLNSLGLLPTHTSDWVSSLAPAQEVEYSGGGLNFS, from the exons ATGGAGAAAGGAAAAGGTGCGATTGGATCAACCGGACGAAGATGGGCCGTTGATTTCTCCGACAATTCAACTTCTCGCGATATTCTCGATCCTCCCGGTTTCTCACGCGCTTCCCTCGATCAAGACGATTCAACTCTTAGTCGCCAAAAGAAGGATGCTGAATCCAATTGGAAATCTCAG AAAGCTTGGGAAGTTGCACAAGCTCCATTTAAGAATTTGTTAATGATGGGGTTTATGATGTGGATGGCTGGTAATACTGTTCACTTGTTTAGCATTGGTATTACTTTCTCAGCTCTTTGGCAACCCATCAGTGCCTTGCAAAGTGTTGGAAAAA tgTTTGAACCTTACAAGGACGCTAAAGTGGAGCTTCTTGGGCCTAAGTTGTTATTCATTGCCCTTAATTTGGGAGGCATGGCACTAGGTGTTTGGAAG CTCAATTCATTGGGACTGCTTCCAACTCACACATCAGATTGGGTGTCATCCTTAGCACCTGCTCAG GAGGTGGAGTACTCAGGCGGGGGTCTAAATTTTAGTTGA
- the LOC123893927 gene encoding uncharacterized protein LOC123893927 has protein sequence MESVERQGVTQLIVESDSKVLIDMVTKKCNLNGVTSILIRRIQDLISRNWQIQFKHTRRKGNKSADWLRNHSFTHNSFDLMMLETPPRELQSIIFDDIYGTYMPRIVRIAP, from the coding sequence ATGGAGTCAGTGGAAAGACAAGGAGTCACTCAACTCATTGTAGAAAGTGATTCCAAGGTACTCATTGATATGGTTACAAAGAAATGCAATCTCAATGGGGTGACATCCATTTTGATTCGTCGTATTCAGGATCTCATTAGCAGGAATTGGCAAATTCAATTCAAGCACACACGACGGAAAGGAAACAAAAGCGCAGATTGGTTACGTAATCATAGTTTTACTCATAATTCTTTTGATCTAATGATGTTGGAGACTCCTCCTAGAGAGCTCCAAAGCATCATCTTTGATGACATTTATGGGACTTACATGCCTAGAATTGTGCGCATAGCGCCGTAG
- the LOC123916063 gene encoding probable monogalactosyldiacylglycerol synthase, chloroplastic, translated as MFNPTTRVINEPSAVLDLGSQIGRFTIDTSSFLNLSSEACSPSFLSNSLYFNNVAARSAPKRTVSLSLKLGGGGGGYRFRNFLHDFNRAIRFHCDRIPLGFASLRLGDGNGDGNNGNGNGEGVGGNGNGNGTVVEDDGLKLNGSDCVKPKKVLILMSDTGGGHRASAEAIKAAFYEEYGDNYQVFITDLWSEHTPWPFNQIPKSYSFLVKHGPLWKMAYYGTAPRLVHQSNFAATSTFIAREVAKGLMKYQPDIIISVHPLMQHVPLRILRSRGLLDKIVFTTVVTDMSTCHPTWFHKLVTRCYCPTTDVAKRAMKAGLKQTQIKIYGLPVRPSFIKPVRPKDELRRELGMDEDLPAVLLIGGGEGMGPIEATARALGDLLNDEGVPTGQILVICGRNKKLANKLSAINWKIPVKVKGFVTKMEECMGACDCVITKAGPGTIAEAMIRGLPIILNDYIAGQEAGNVPYVVENGCGKYSKSPKAIAKIVADWFGPKADELKTMSQNALKLARPDSVFKIVHDMHELVKQRSLLSEYSCTA; from the exons atgtttaacCCAACCACGCGTGTTATCAATGAACCCAGTGCGGTTCTCGATTTAGGTTCACAAATTGGGCGTTTCACAATCGATACGTCGTCGTTTCTAAACTTGAGTTCCGAAGCTTGTTCTCCATCGTTTCTCTCTAATTCTCTCTACTTCAACAACGTTGCAGCGCGTTCTGCACCAAAACGCACCGTTTCGTTGAGTTTAAAGctcggtggtggtggtggtggttataGGTTTCGGAATTTTCTTCATGATTTTAATAGAGCTATTAGGTTTCATTGTGATAGGATTCCGCTTGGGTTTGCTTCGTTAAGATTGGGTGACGGTAACGGTGACGGTAATAATGGTAATGGTAACGGTGAAGGTGTTGGTGGAAATGGGAATGGGAATGGTACTGTTGTGGAAGATGATGGATTGAAATTGAACGGTTCTGATTGTGTTAAACCTAAgaaagttttgattttgatgagtGATACTGGTGGTGGTCATCGAGCTTCTGCTGAAGCTATTAAAGCTGCTTTTTATGAAGAATATGGCGATAATTATCAg GTGTTTATTACTGATTTGTGGTCTGAGCACACGCCTTGGCCGTTCAATCAAATTCCCAAGAGCTATAGTTTTTTGGTTAAACATGGCCCATTATGGAAGATGGCCTACTATGGAACTGCCCCACGTCTAGTTCATCAGTCCAATTTCGCCGCAACTTCAACATTCATAGCTCG TGAGGTTGCTAAAGGGTTAATGAAGTATCAGCCGGATATAATAATCAGTGTGCATCCATTGATGCAACACGTTCCACTTCGCATTTTGAGGTCAAGGGGTCTTTTAGATAAGATTGTTTTTACCACAGTTGTTACAGATATGAGCACGTGCCATCCAACATG GTTTCACAAGCTTGTAACTAGATGTTATTGTCCCACAACAGATGTTGCAAAAAGGGCAATGAAAGCTGGACTAAAGCAAACACAAATAAAGATTTATGGCCTACCTGTTAGACCTTCCTTTATTAAGCCTGTTCGGCCGAAG GATGAACTGAGGAGAGAGTTGGGGATGGATGAGGATCTTCCTGCTGTATTATTGATCGGAGGGGGTGAAGGTATGGGTCCGATAGAGGCTACGGCTCGGGCACTTGGAGATTTATTAAACGATGAGGGGGTTCCCACGGGTCAGATCCTTGTGATCTGTGGACGCAATAAGAAGCTTGCTAACAAACTCAGTGCTATCAATTGGAAGATTCCTGTGAAG GTCAAGGGATTTGTTACCAAAATGGAGGAATGCATGGGAGCTTGTGATTGCGTTATAACAAAG GCTGGCCCAGGGACAATTGCAGAGGCCATGATTCGAGGCCTACctattattttaaatgattacATTGCTGGGCAG GAAGCTGGCAATGTTCCCTATGTTGTTGAAAATGGATGTGGAAAGTATTCTAAATCTCCTAAGGCGATAGCAAAAATTGTTGCAGACTGGTTTGGTCCCAAAGCCGACGAACTAAAAACAATGTCGCAAAATGCATTAAAGCTAGCAAGACCGGACTCTGTGTTCAAGATTGTCCATGACATGCACGAGCTAGTAAAACAAAGAAGCTTATTATCAGAGTATTCTTGTACAGCGTAA